TTCCTCCTAAAAATATAAAAATAAATTAGTCCTCTACTTTGGTTATTTCTTCTTTTATAATATTAACCAAATCCCCAATAATAAACTCCCGCGCCTGGTTTACTGCACTTTTTATTGCCCGTGCATTAGAACTTCCGTGTGCCTTTATAACACACCCATTTACTCCAAGCAGCAATGCCCCGCCATATTCAGTATAATCCATTCTCTTTTTTAAACGGCGAAAAGCACCTTTTGCCAAAAGTGCACCGATTTTTGATTTAAAGTTTTTATATAGTTCTTCTTTTAACATCGAAGTTATAGTCTGTGCAGCGCCTTCCATCATTTTAAGGGCTATATTCCCTGCAAAGCCATCGCATGCAACGACATCATAATCTCCGCTGTTTACGTTTCTAGCCTCGACATTACCTACAAAATTCAGCGGCATCCCCTTTAAAATAGCATATGCCTCTTTTGTAAGCATATTTCCTTTTTCTTCTTCCGCACCGTTATTTAAAAGGCCAACCCTAGGGTTTAAGACCCCTTGAGCCTTGCTCATATATATGCTGCCCATTTGCGCAAATTGTGCAAGATAAGATGGCTTACAGTCTACATTAGCTCCGCAGTCTATAAGCAATACGCCGGTTCCTTTAGTAGTGGGCATAACCGGAGCCAATGCAGGGCGTTTCACCCCTTTGATACGCCGTACTATCAGAGTAGCGCCTGCAACGGTGGCACCTGTCGACCCTGCCGTGATGAATGCCTGGCCTTTCCCCTCTTTTAACAGGTTAAAGCCAACAACAAGCGAAGAATCGTTTTTTCTCTTTATAGCCTCCACGGGAGATTCTGCCATATCAATGACTTGAGTAGCATTAACGACTTGAATCTTGCTTCTATCGTAATTATATAATGCGAGCTCTTCTTTAATAAGCTCTTCTTTTCCGGTAAGTATAACTTTGATATCGCTATATGCATTTACCGCTTGAACGGCCCCTTCAACAATTGCCTTAGGAGCATTGTCTCCGCCAAAGGCATCCAGTATTATATTCAAATTTTTCTCCAAACCACAACTATACTTTAATATAATTATAATAAAACAAACAATCGATTTCAACCATATTTAGGTTAACCGCATTTTTAAAAGAATTTACACCCCTTAAAAGAGATGTAAATTCACTTAAGTAATAATCCACTTAAATATTATTTATTTTTATTTGCCTTCTTCGACTTTCATAGCCTGCCTGCCATTGTAGTATCCGCAAAATTTGCAAACCCTATGAGACAGTTTCGGTTTGTGACACTGTGGACATTCGTTCACGCTGGGAGCAGTGAGCTTCCAGTTTGCGCTTCTTTTATTTCTACGTTGTTTAGAAGTCTTTCTTTTTGGTACCGCCATTTTATAACACCTCCATTGTCTTAACTAAATAAATCTTTTAAGGCTCCAAACGCATTTTCCTGCGTCTTCCCTTCTTTATTACAATCACATGTTTTCTTATTAAGGTTTGCCCCGCACTTAGGGCATATGCCTTTACAGTCTTCCTTGCAAAGCATTCTTTCAGGCAAATTAAATATTATGTTTTCCTCTGCAATCTCAGACAAATCGACATTATTGTTTACTATCTTAAAATCATCCGGGTTAGTTTTGGATATGCGCTCTTTAAATTCCGCATCTATATCGTAAAATGCATCTTCTAAGCACTTAACGCATTCTGATTTAACTTTTGCTTTCAAACGCGCATCAAGAGTTATGCGTTCATCTAAATATACGTACTTCCCAACGATGCTGACAAGGTCTACGACTTGATAACTGCATCCATTATAACTAATATCAGGAAGAGGAAACTCTACTTCTAGTAAAAAAGTCTCTCCCGGGTTTTTTAAACATTCCGTTACGTCAACAGTCATATTTTACCTCTAAAAAACCAGTTATACTAGATTATATTTTTATTTTACCCGCTTGTCAACTTATTATTTTGATAAAAGCTTAACCGTATCCCTTGCTATCATCAATTCTTCATTAGTCGGTATAACGAAAACTTTTACTTTGCTGCTTGACTTTGAGATCTCCATTTTGACACCGCGATGGCTATTTTTTTCAGGGTCCAGTTCGATTCCTAAAAATTCAAGCCCGTCCATTATGTTTGCGCGCATTTCGGGATCGTTTTCGCCGATACCCGCTGTAAAAGCGATGCAATCAAGCCCGCCCATTGCAGCTGAATATGCTCCGAAATACTTTTTAACTGAATATGCAAAGGCTTCCAAAGCCATCTTTGCACGTTCATTCCCTTCTTCTGCCGCGCTGGATAAATCTCTAAAATCGCTGCTTATACCTGAAAGGCCCAAAACACCGCTTTTTTTATTCATATATGTATCCATCTCTTCGATGGTCATATTTTCTCTTTCCATCATGTACTTAACGATTGCAGGATCTATGCTGCCACAGCGCGTTCCCATGATAACGCCTTCAAGGGGCGTCAATCCCATGCTGGTATCCACACATTTGCCGTCCTTAACAGCGGATAAGCTGCTGCCGTTTCCCAAATGGCAGGTTATAAGTTTTAAATGCTCAGGGTTGCCCATCAATTCTGCAGCACTCATTGAGACATAGCGGTGGGAAGTACCATGAAATCCATAGCGGCGAACTTTGTGCTTCGTATATGCTTCATACGGAAGCCCATATAGATAAGCTCTAGGAGGCATCGTCTGCCCAAAAGCCGTATCGAAAACAGCGACCTGCGGCACTCCTGGCATAGCCTCGGTGCATGCCTTTATCCCCATCAAGTTGGCCGGATTGTGAAGCGGCCCTAAGACAATATTGTCTTTAATTGCCTTTAATACAGGTTCTGTAACTATCTGCGAATCGGAAAAATCCGGCCCTCCGTGCAGTACTCTATGGCCTACCGCACTTATTTCTTTTAAATCTTTTATTACGCCGTATTTATCATCTAGCAATACTTTTAACATAAGCTCGACGGCGACTCTATGGTTACTTAGTTCTTTTTCAACTATATATTTTTCTTTCCCCTCAGCGGTATGCTTTAAAACAGAATGCGGTATGCCTATCCTCTCTACGATACCTTTTGCCAGAACATTTTCTGAATCTGCGTCTATTAACTGGTACTTCAATGATGAACTGCCCGCATTGATGACTAATACATCCATTTTATATCCCCTTTAATCCTTTTCTTATTTTTATACGCTCTGTGCCTGAACAGCTGTAATCGCCGTAACAAATACGATATCATCTGCGTTGCATCCGCGTGATAAGTCGTTAACCGGTTTTGCAAGGCCCTGACATATTGGTCCAAGAGCCGTTGCGCCTGCCAAACGCTCTGTTAACTTGTATCCTATGTTTCCTGAATCTAGGTCCGGGAATACTAAAACGTTTGCGTGCCCTGCAACTTTGCTTCCGGGAGCTTTGCTTTCTCCTATTTTCGGGATTAAAGCTGCATCTGCCTGTAATTCCCCGTCTAACATAAGTTCGGGGAACTTTTCTTTAGCTATCTTAACTCCTTCGGCCACCTTTTCTACTTTAGCGTGCTTCGCGCTTCCCTTAGTGGAGAAAGAGAGCATCGCTATTTTTGCATCCATATCAACCAATTCTTTTGCAGTCATTGCCGAAGTCTTTGCTATCGAAGCAAGCTCAGATGCGTTTGGATCAGGGTTAAGTCCGCAGTCTGCAAATACAAGTATACCGTTTAAGCCAAATTCCTTTTTGGGCACTTCCATTAAGAAGCAGGTTGATACCAATTCTATTCCGGGCCTTGTCTTTATTATCTGGAGAGCTGGGCGAATAGTATCCGATGTAGTATGCACTGCGCCGGCTACCATTCCATCGGCTTCTCCCGCCTTTACCATGAGTACACCAAAATAAAGAGGATCCTGAGCTTGCTTTTTAGCCTGTTCCTCAGTCACCCCTTTTGATTTTCTGATCTCGTAGAAAAGTTTTGCGTAAGAATCCAGTTTGTCCGATGTCTTTGGGTCAATTATTTTAACCTCACTGCTTAAATCCTTGCCTTTTTCACGTATAACTTTCTCGTCCCCAATCAGAACAACATCTGCTATACCTTCCTTAACTATCTTATTAGCAGCAGTAATAGTTCTAATTTCTTCGCCTTCTGCTAAAACAATTCTTTTTTTGTCTTTTTTAGCTTTTGCAATTAAAATATCCTTTAACGCCATCTTGCATACTCCTTTTTATATATGTATACTTATATAAAGTTTTGGTATAATTATTTCACCAATGAATTATTATATATCAATTGACCTGAAATGAAAAGAGAATTTTATGAAAATATGCGGAATTATAGCAGAATACGACCCTTTTCACTTAGGACATGCCTACCATCTGGATGCTGCCCGTAAAAGTTCCGGCGCGGATGCGGTAGCTGTTGCAATGTCTGCCAGCTTTGTTCAGCGCGGCTATCCTGCAATGTTCGATAAGTGGACACGGGCAAAATGCGCCCTTGCTTCCGGTGCTGATATCGTATTTGAATTGTCTGCTCTAGGTTCTCTTCAAAGTGCGGAGGGTTTTGCATCTGCCGGCGTTAAACTTTTAAATGAAATAGGCGCAACTTCACTGTCTTTTGGCTGCGAGACGCCGGACATCACATTTCTATCTTCAGTAGCAGACGTTTTGATAAACGAACCGGAAAATTACAGGGCATATTTAAAGGAAAGCCTGTCTGCCGGTCATAGTTTTGTCAAATCAAGGGGCGAGGCGCTTAAAAAGTACCTATCTCTTGACAGTGACAAGGTATCTGCTATCAATAAACCAAACAATATCTTGGCAATAGAATACCTAAAGGCAATAAAAAGATATGCGCCAACGCTTTCCCCGCTTCCTATTAAGCGCAAAGGTAGCGGTTACCATGAAAATAGCCTTTCAGATAAGCTGGCCAGTGCTTCTGCAATTAGAAAAGGCATTCTTGCCAATTCTGATATTTTAAGTTATGTGCCAAAAGCCTGTTACGAACTTTTAAAAGAGCAGATAGACTTAGGAAATATACGCGTCTTGAATGATTTCTCAGAAAGTATATTTAATTCACTTATAAAACTCAATAAAGAGGGCATCGCACTTTTACCAGACGTTTCCGAGGGGCTTGAAAATAAAATTTTCTCAAGCCTAAAATCCCACCCCAATGATCTTGATGAATTTATAAACGCGATAAAGAGCAGCCGGTATACTAAAACGCGAATAAACCGGATACTCATAAACGCACTTATCGGGATAACCAAAGAAGCAATACTTAAGTTTAACCAAAGCCCTCCCCAATATATAAAGGTTTTGGGCATAAAAAAAGCATCTAAACACTTACTATCATATATATCAAAAAAGGCAAGCTGCCCGATAATCTATTCCGCCTCAAACATAAAAAATGAATTTTTGGATCTAGATATATTGGCGACGAACCTTTACCTTTTAAAGTCCAAAACTTTTAACCGCGACTATACCGAACGTTTGATCGAAGTCTAACTATTGCTTTTAATCTCCTCAATCTTTTCCTTTATCGCATCTATAGAATCAAGTGTCCTTTTATATCCAATGTCGACACACTCTTCAACCTGGCTGTTTGAAAACGGGCTTATTTCCCTGACAGACGGCAATATCAAAACGTCTGCCTTATACATCTTGCTCTTGGCGATTTCATAGCTCATTATATTCATAGCCTGCTGCATAAGCTGCATCACATTTTTAGGAGATTTCTGGTCCTCACCTCTATACGAAACATCAACCCCTATTACCATATCTGCTCCCATACTCTTGACAGTCTGGACCGGCACTCTTTCGACTATGGCGCCGTCTACATAAAGCTCCCCGTTTATATCTTTTGGCAAAAATATCCCCTGCATTGAAATACTTGCCCGGACGGCATCATATATTTTCCCTTTGTCAAACACCTTAAGTTTGCCGTCTCTTAACCTGACGGCCACGCATGTAAATGGTACGCTCGTTTCCTTAAATGTCTTATTTTTTGTGAGTAACCTAATAAGTGTTTCAGCTTTTTCGCCTTTTATTATCCCCTGCTTATTATTAAAAGAAAAATCACGTATTTTATTCATACCGTAAATGGATATGAGGTTGGCGAGCATGTCAAGGTCGCTGCCTGTAACATAAAGCGCACCGATAAAAGCACCCATGGAACATCCAGATACCATATCTATCGGTATGTTATTTTCATTAAGCGCTTTTATCACGCCTATATGGGCAAATCCGCGGGCGGCACCCGCACCTAATGCTAAACCTATTTTTATCTTGTCCTTCATATCAAACACCTATCAAACATATCAATTACATATATACTTCGAGGAGAAAATTTATGCAGAGAATACCAAAGTGTATCCTTATTATATCAGTATTTTTATTTTTACTTCTAGTGGCACTCTTTCCCGAAATAAGCATAGATGCCGCGAGCAACGGACTGATGCTCTTTATAGAATCCGTGCTGCCTTCTATACTGCCCTTTTTAATAGGAACCTCCATACTCCTGCAGACCGGCTTTGTGCCAATTATAGGCGCTATCTTGTCCCCTGTCTTCGGTTTTTTGTTCGGATGCCCTGGCGAATCCGGATACGTATTTTTATCTGCCGGGCTATCCGGATATCCAATAGGCGCCAAACTCAGCGCAGAACTATTTGATAAAGGCATATTAACCCGTGACGAAGCGCAACTAACACTTTACTTTACAAGTATAACCAGCCCTCTTTTTATAAGCGGCGTAGTTGCGATATCCCTGTTTAATGCGCCTTACCTTTCGGGGTACCTCTTATTCTCACACTACATTGCAGCGATTCTAACCGGAGTTATAATGCGTATCCGCTTTGGCAAAAAGAAAATGGTTTATAGTATACGGGCTGAATTAAAAAAAGCCCTTCATAACTTCCGGCTAAAAAATAATTTCTTTTCAAAGCAGACAACTATAGGCAATATTTTAAAAAACGCCGTTACTACTTCTCTTATAACTGTTGCAACTATATGCGGTTTTATAATTTTATTTAATGTTTTAATTAACCTTTTAAACCACCTAGGATTCTTTGAAACCGTATCTAATATACTGTCTCCTCTGCTCACCAAATTTTCAATAAATCCGGCAGTTATAAAACCATTAATATCAGGCAGTATAGAAATGACTGTTGGTGTAAACATGGCAAGCAAGATCTCAAGTAAAATATTGATGGCCTACATATCCGCTTTTCTTTTAGGCTTTGGCGGCTTATCTATAATAATGCAGACATATGCCTTTATATCTCAGTATAAGCTAAGTGCTAAAAATTTTATAGCGGCTAAGTTCATGCAGGGCTGCTTGTCCTCTCTTATTCTGGCTGCAAGCTTAAAGGTTATTCCTTTAACTGTCACAACATCGAGTTTAAGCGCAAATACACCAAACGTTTACCAATATTTAGGCCTTATATTCTTCTTGCTTTGCAGCACAACTTTATTAGCAAAGCTGAAAAAATATTAATCTAAATGCACTTCTGGCTCTTTCTTCACAGTTTTTCTAACATCTAACTGTGCTGAATCGTCTTTTACTGCGTCTAAATAATCGTTTAAATAATTTTGCACATCCTGCAGTACATCTTTTGCATACTGGTTTGCGCCCAGCCTTATTTCTCTTGCATTCTTCTTGGCACTTTCAAGTATACTTCTGGCTTTTTCATATGCAAGCTGGGTTAATTCGTGTTCTTCAACCAGTTCGGTTACTTTTGAATCTGCCCCCGCTACTATGGAGCTGGCCTCTTCTTGAGCGTCACTTAATATACGGCTTTTTTCCTGCAGCGTACCATCTGCCTCTATAATGCTTTCCGGAAGAGAGTTTTTTATGTCTTGTATGATCTCCATAACTATGTCTACTTCGATTACTTTCTTTTTAGACAGAAAAGCATTTGGGCTCATATTTATTTCCTGCTCTAACTCCTCGATAAACTCAAAAACTTTCATTTCCCCGAAAACCTCTCCTCTTGAATTTTTTTTGTAATATCTGAAACGATCTGCGAAGGGACAAAATCCTTTATATCTCCTTTATTCCTGGCTATATCTTTAATAAAGCTGCTGCTTAAAAAAGAGTTTTCAGTCCTCGTCATCATGAGTATTGTTTCTATCTTAGGATACATATGCGCATTCAATGCCGCCATAGAAAATTCATGTTCAAAATCCGACACTGCACGAAGGCCGCGTATGACTATATTGACGTTTTTTTCTTCAAGATAATGAACTAAAAGCCCCTTGAAACTGTCTACCTCTACATTTGGCAGGTGTTCAGTGCTTTTTCTTATAAGGTCCATGCGTTCTTCCACACTAAACATAGGTGTTTTAGACGCATTCATCAGCACCGCAACAATTATTTTATCAAATATCTTGGAACTACGGTCAATTATATCCATATGGCCGTTTGTTATTGGGTCGAAGCTGCCGGGATAAATACAAATCTTCTCCAAAGTTAATTCTCCTTAAAATATGTAACGTATATATTCCCATATTTTTTCTGTTTTACCTTAAAAAGCCCATTAAAACCATCTAAAACATCAAAAAAGTCACTTTCTACCACAATTATACCATTTTCCGCTAACAAATGGTATTTTAAAATTATTTCTGCTATTTCCTTATATAATAAAGACTTATACGGCGGATCTAGAAATATTATATCAAACGGCCCATTGACCGTCTTTAATAAACTTATAGCATCGCCTTTTTTTATTATCGCCAAAGGAAAAAGCTTTGTCTTAATTAAATTCTTTTTTATTATATCTATACATTCGCTGCATTCATCTATGAAAGTACAGCTTTTAGCCCCTTTGATAAAGCCTCTATCCCAAGAGCCCCTGAACCTGAAAACAAATCCAGTACTCTAGCGGAGGATATTTCAAACTGTATTACGCTAAACATGCCTTCTTTGACTCTGTCCGTAGTAGGCCGCGCTACTTTTTCCGGTGCTAAAAGCCTTATGCTCCTGGCTGTGCCAGAAATAACCCGCATAGTAATTTCTCCTTAATAAAAGATGTTTTTTTCGGTTATTATTTTGTCCATCTTTATGTCGTTAATATCTTTTATTATCTCTGAAACTTGCTGGCAGGAAAACGCAACACCTAACTTATACGCATGCGTCCCTGCTAAAAACCTGTCGTAATAGCCTCTTCCATAACCTATCCTGTTAAGATTTCCGTCGAATGCGACCATCGGTACTATAACAAAATCTATATCGCTCTTTTTAACTTTTTCAGCATCATGCGGATACAATATTCCAAACCTGTCTGCCAAAAGGCTGCTGTTTTCATCATACAGAGCCACATCCATTTGCCCGTCTCCATCCAGGACGACCGGTAGGCATATGCGTTTGTCCATATCTTTACACACGTTAAATATTTGGGTTATGTCTACTTCGCTATTCGTTGGATAATATGCCATTATGGTCTTAGCTTTTTTAAATTCGTCTAATCCCTTGATTTTTCTGCATATAACACTGGAATTATACTTTCTTTCTTGCTCCGTCATGCCGTTTCGCACGCAAAGCGCCCCTTGCCTAGCTTCTATTTTCATGTCAAGTAAACCCTAAGCATCATCTGCAAAAACGAAAGGACTATTTCATAGCTTATTGTATCGCAAAGCTCAGCAATTTCGTCTGCCGTTATTTCTTCTTCTCCCTGCTTCCCTAGGCAGACCACTTCATCTCCGACAACTACGCCTTCTATATCCGTTACATCTACCATCATCTGGTCCATGCAGACCCTTCCGACTATCGGAGCGCGTTTCCCGTGTATCAGTACGCTTCCCTTACCGGATAGAAGCCTTTTAAAGCCGTCTCCGTAACCTATGCTTATAGTAGCGATTTTCATAGGGGCGCTGGCTTTAAACGTTTGCCCGTAACTTATCGTGTCCCCTTTGTCTATATCTTTTACAAATACGACTTTAGATAAGACCTTCATAGCAGGAGAAAGCTTTACCACTTTATTTTCCATTTCCGGAGACGGGTAAATACCGTACATCGATATCCCAAGCCTTATCATATCTAGCTGCGCTTCATTAAACTTTATGCACGCAGCGGAGTTTGATATATGAAGAAGCGGTGTAAACCCTCTATCCTTTACATACTTTGCAAACTCCAAAAACTTATCTAGTTGTTTCCTTGTCGTCTCATCGTGCGCAGCTGTATCGGCAGACGGGAAATGTGAAAATATCCCTGCAAGTTCTATATTCTTATGTTTTTCTACCGAACTAAGGATACTTTTTAGTTCCCCAATTGTCCTTATACCTATCCTGCCCATACCCGTATCTATTTTTATATGTATACGGCAAACCTTGCCCTTTTTCTTTGCGATTTCAGCTATCTTTTCTATAGCTACACTTGAAAAAACGCACAGGTCAAGGCCTAAATCAATGCACATATCTATCTCATCGTCTTCTATTGCACCTAGTATAAGTATACGGTTTTTTATCCCCGCATCACGGATGACCTTGCCCTCTTCAGGCGTTGCAACTGCAAGCCACTTAGCCCCCGCTTCAATTGCTGCCGTAGCACACGGAATACAGCCGTGGCCATATGCATCTGCCTTTACCACAGCCATAATACGCGTATTCTCGGATAGATGGTTCTTAATTTCCCTTATATTATTTTTAATAGCGTCTAAATCGACTTCAACGTAAGCTCGTGCCAATATAATTACCCTGCTTCTTAAATATTGTAGACGTCCTTATCTGAAAGTATATTGATATTATTATCGGTTAAAACTTTTACCGCCTTATCATTATCGTCTACCCTTTTGAATAAAATGAGCGCTTTATCAGTTCCTCTTCTTACAAACGAGTAAAGATACTCAACACTTATATCAGCATCGTTTAAAAGCTCTAATACGGCGTTTAAGCCGCCTGGTTTATCGTCTAGTTCAACTGCAAGCACGTATGTAGTATTGGCTGTAAATCCTGCATTTTTAAGTACTGTAAGTGCACGTTTGGGGTCGTTAACTATGCAGCGCAAAATACCAAAATTAGTGGTATCTGCTATTGATATTGCGATAATGTCTATATCTTCTTTTGCCAATACTCCTGTTATTTTGCTTAACCTGCCCTTTGTGTTTTCGATAAACACTGAAATCTGCTGTGTCAACATATTGTTTCCCTCCTCGCTATAACTAGAATTTTCTGTTGTCTATAACCCTTTTTGCCTTGCCTTCGCTTCTCTGAATCGTTTTCGGTTCAACCAGAGTTACAGCTGCGCTTATATTAAGCACAGAATGCAGCTCGTCTGCTATATGTTTTCTAAGCGTCTCCATTCTACGTACTTCGTCGAAGAAGATATCGCTTGAAACCTCTACCTGAACTTCTAAAGTATCGCTTCCATTAACACGGTCTACCACTATCTGGTAATGCGGCGATGCTTCCGCAATATTTACAAGTACGCTTTCTATCTGCGATGGAAACACGTTTACCCCACGGATTATAAGCATGTCGTCAGACCGCCCAAGTACTTTGGACATACGTACAAAAGTCCTTCCGCAGTCGCACTTATCTGCGTTAAGTGCGGTTATATCCCTGGTCCTATATCGTAATAAAGGTATTCCCTGCTTATTTATAGTCGTCATTACCAGTTCGCCCTTTTCACCATAGGGCAAAACTTCTAAAGTCTCCGGGTCTATTATCTCCGGTATAAAGTAATCTTCGTTTATATGCATGCCCTTTTTGCAGTAGCATTCGCAGGAAACCCCAGGCCCTGTGACCTCGCTTAAGCCATATATGTCAATAGCTAAAATATTAAGCCTGTCTTCTATCTGTTTGCGCATCTCCTCTGTCCACGGTTCTGCGCCGAATATGCCGCTTCTTAGTTTAAGTTCGCTTTTATCTATGCCCATCTCTTCCATGGTCTCTGCCAAAAACAGCGCATAAGACGGTGTGCATGCAATAAGCGTCGTCCCAAAATCCTTCATAAGCATTATCTGGCGTTTGGTATTGCCGCCGCTTATAGGGATTACAGAAGCACCTATCTTTTCAGCCCCGTAATGCGCTCCTAAACCTCCGGTAAAAAGCCCGTATCCAAAAGCGACCTGCACGACAGAATTCTTTGTCCCTCCGGCAGATGTAAGTGCCCTTGCCATCATCTCAGACCAAGAACCTAAATCACTTTGCGTATATCCGACAACGGTAGGTTTCCCCGTCGTTCCCGAAGAAGCATGGATCCTTACTATCTCGCTTAAATCAACTGCGAACATCCCATATGGATATCCGTCCCTTAAATCCTGTTTTGTCGTAAACGGAAGCAGTTTTAAATCTTCCAAAGACCTTATGTCTTCCGGCTTAACGCCTGCTTCCTGCATTTTCTTTCTGTATATAGGAACATTCTGGTAAACTCTTTTAACAGTGTCTTCGAGCAAACTAAACTGCAATTTGTTTAGTTTTTCCCTTTCCATACACTCATACGTCTCATTCCAATACATATTACTTTGTATCCCCCTTAAAAGCATATCCTATATTAAAAGCATCGATATTCATATCTATTAGTTTTGGCTTTACAACCTGCTTTAGAGCATCTATAAAACAATCTTTTTCAATGTCCATATATGCAGCCGCCGCCCCTAAAAGAACGGTATTTACAGCCCTTATATTTCCGGCCTCTTTTGCTAACTTATCCGCCGGAACGAATGTAACGCAACCACACGCCTGCTCTAATCTCGTTTCGATATCGCCCGGGTACTTTTCTTTTCCGGTTATTACCGGCATAGGGGAAATCTCCTGTGTGTTTACGAACATCTTTCCCTTTGGTGCCAAATACTCTATATACCTTAACGCTTCAAGCTTTTCAAACGCTATTATTATATCTGCCCCACCTAAATCTATAAGAGGCGAGAACACTTTATCACTGCTTATACGTACGTGCGTGACAACGCTCCCTCCGCGCTGTGCCATTCCATGGACTTCTGAAAGCTTAACGTCCATCTCTTTTATTTCCGCAACTTTACCAAGGATACGGCTTGCAGTAAGAGTTCCCTGGCCTCCAACCCCAACTATCAGTATATTCAACTGCATTACTCAATACCGCCTTTCCTATAGCATTAAAAGGACATACCTTTTTTACACAGCCCGCAACCGTTACATAAGGTTTCGTCTATAACCACTCCGTTGTCTGTATTTATTATCGCAGGGCAGCCAAGCTTTAAACAAAGCCCGCATTGTCTGCAATCAGTTACCTTTAAAGCCTTTCCCCTTGACTTTCCTTTTTCAAGCAATTCACAGGGGCGTTTGGCTATTATAACTGATATTTCCTTTTTAGCTGTTTCTTCTTTTATCGCTTTTGTCAAATCCTCTATTTCAAATGGGTCAACGACCCGTACGTTGTTTACGCCTATAGCATTAATAAGCTTAACTAAGTCTAGCTTCGGAGCGGCCTCACCTTTGGCATTTTTGCCTGTCCCCGGGTGATCCTGATGCCCTGTCATTCCAGTTGTCGAATTGTCTAGTATTATAACTGTCGACGCTTTGGCATTATACACCATGTCGATAAGTCCGGTAATGCCGGAATGTATGAACGTACTGTCACCTATAACGGCAACTGTATTTTTAGCAAATTCTTCACCGCGTGCTTTTTCTATGCCTGTAGCCATACCAATAGATGCACCCATGCAGACGCAACTGTCTATACCAAAAAGCGGCGGTAATGCGCCTAGCGTATAACACCCTATATCTCCGCAGGCTACCATGTTTAGCTTGTTAAGCACATAGTAAACCGCCCTATGAGGGCATCCGGGGCACAAAACCGGCGGACGCTGCGGCAGCTCCTGTAATTCTTTATGAGAAATATCTTCGTTTAATATCGCCTTTTTTATCTTGTTTACGCTATATTCGCCCTGAACCGTAAACAA
The sequence above is drawn from the Eubacteriales bacterium genome and encodes:
- a CDS encoding RsmD family RNA methyltransferase — translated: MKGAKSCTFIDECSECIDIIKKNLIKTKLFPLAIIKKGDAISLLKTVNGPFDIIFLDPPYKSLLYKEIAEIILKYHLLAENGIIVVESDFFDVLDGFNGLFKVKQKKYGNIYVTYFKEN
- a CDS encoding phenylacetate--CoA ligase, with product MYWNETYECMEREKLNKLQFSLLEDTVKRVYQNVPIYRKKMQEAGVKPEDIRSLEDLKLLPFTTKQDLRDGYPYGMFAVDLSEIVRIHASSGTTGKPTVVGYTQSDLGSWSEMMARALTSAGGTKNSVVQVAFGYGLFTGGLGAHYGAEKIGASVIPISGGNTKRQIMLMKDFGTTLIACTPSYALFLAETMEEMGIDKSELKLRSGIFGAEPWTEEMRKQIEDRLNILAIDIYGLSEVTGPGVSCECYCKKGMHINEDYFIPEIIDPETLEVLPYGEKGELVMTTINKQGIPLLRYRTRDITALNADKCDCGRTFVRMSKVLGRSDDMLIIRGVNVFPSQIESVLVNIAEASPHYQIVVDRVNGSDTLEVQVEVSSDIFFDEVRRMETLRKHIADELHSVLNISAAVTLVEPKTIQRSEGKAKRVIDNRKF
- a CDS encoding ACT domain-containing protein; amino-acid sequence: MLTQQISVFIENTKGRLSKITGVLAKEDIDIIAISIADTTNFGILRCIVNDPKRALTVLKNAGFTANTTYVLAVELDDKPGGLNAVLELLNDADISVEYLYSFVRRGTDKALILFKRVDDNDKAVKVLTDNNINILSDKDVYNI
- a CDS encoding ATPase, producing MKVFEFIEELEQEINMSPNAFLSKKKVIEVDIVMEIIQDIKNSLPESIIEADGTLQEKSRILSDAQEEASSIVAGADSKVTELVEEHELTQLAYEKARSILESAKKNAREIRLGANQYAKDVLQDVQNYLNDYLDAVKDDSAQLDVRKTVKKEPEVHLD
- the alr gene encoding alanine racemase yields the protein MARAYVEVDLDAIKNNIREIKNHLSENTRIMAVVKADAYGHGCIPCATAAIEAGAKWLAVATPEEGKVIRDAGIKNRILILGAIEDDEIDMCIDLGLDLCVFSSVAIEKIAEIAKKKGKVCRIHIKIDTGMGRIGIRTIGELKSILSSVEKHKNIELAGIFSHFPSADTAAHDETTRKQLDKFLEFAKYVKDRGFTPLLHISNSAACIKFNEAQLDMIRLGISMYGIYPSPEMENKVVKLSPAMKVLSKVVFVKDIDKGDTISYGQTFKASAPMKIATISIGYGDGFKRLLSGKGSVLIHGKRAPIVGRVCMDQMMVDVTDIEGVVVGDEVVCLGKQGEEEITADEIAELCDTISYEIVLSFLQMMLRVYLT
- a CDS encoding RsmD family RNA methyltransferase, whose protein sequence is MRVISGTARSIRLLAPEKVARPTTDRVKEGMFSVIQFEISSARVLDLFSGSGALGIEALSKGLKAVLS
- the coaD gene encoding pantetheine-phosphate adenylyltransferase; this encodes MEKICIYPGSFDPITNGHMDIIDRSSKIFDKIIVAVLMNASKTPMFSVEERMDLIRKSTEHLPNVEVDSFKGLLVHYLEEKNVNIVIRGLRAVSDFEHEFSMAALNAHMYPKIETILMMTRTENSFLSSSFIKDIARNKGDIKDFVPSQIVSDITKKIQEERFSGK
- a CDS encoding 5-formyltetrahydrofolate cyclo-ligase, with translation MKIEARQGALCVRNGMTEQERKYNSSVICRKIKGLDEFKKAKTIMAYYPTNSEVDITQIFNVCKDMDKRICLPVVLDGDGQMDVALYDENSSLLADRFGILYPHDAEKVKKSDIDFVIVPMVAFDGNLNRIGYGRGYYDRFLAGTHAYKLGVAFSCQQVSEIIKDINDIKMDKIITEKNIFY